The genomic window TTGCCCTTGCGGCTCATTGAGCAAATCATGCCATGTTTCGTTAAAATATCTTGGTAGGGATTACTGGCGTATTGAACACCGCGATCCGAATGATGCATCAAGCCTTTTTGAGGCTTACGATGCTTAATCGCCATCTTTAGGGCCGATATCGCCAAGTCGGCAGTCATCCTCTCGGACATGGCCCAACCAACGATTTTCCGGGAGTACAAATCCATGACAGCGGCTAAATATAACCAGCC from Hydrogenispora ethanolica includes these protein-coding regions:
- a CDS encoding IS3 family transposase; translation: GWLYLAAVMDLYSRKIVGWAMSERMTADLAISALKMAIKHRKPQKGLMHHSDRGVQYASNPYQDILTKHGMICSMSRKGNCWDNAPMESFFSTLKTECIQDKIYLSRVLAKREIFEYIEIDYNRKRRHSSIGSMTPEYFENRRKSA